A window of Hyalangium gracile contains these coding sequences:
- a CDS encoding LpqB family beta-propeller domain-containing protein: protein MSSLPAVLRPWAMQLSLFPEDLALSLGPHVARLAAAIGALRPRGETDGGEPQGYEGLTRRGPYERLLLTEWLYALESPDEFIRRAAFGEHAFLKPAFKQPQGSRRSVVLLDAGPDQLGAPRIAHLALLVVLQRRAEAAGAEFAWGVLQSSPDRGPFSAITAGTVQSWLAARSITPVTGEHVSRWREALALGSAPEDCWLVGSSRLARLPEAAGLSRVEVEERMAPGARALCVSVRRVARAPASVALELPPPEECVRLLREPFTARAATPVRLSNATRIQAFFFSADGTRLILIRADGSVAAQPIPHSPRSTVPKPRRFQPPADHRLVAVGWRRNGGLLVLTRDEKVLWIHGGVRGIGGSRPRGIPYLGYEGLLPDAPPPNRLPGLATSVLEDDRERVLARDSEGRLFVVSQQGPALLASRVSAFAEVRRKPAFVMTPTEGSSVEGMWLGLLEDNHQRHLPLGTGEDEAYFGHTASLGHADAGLLALRQRPGTWQVLVAHGHVRFDVRPEYRVVGVADSSQALEEPGLVLLASDRRTFMLQTPSRMQLLTRAAENVAHAAVSHGLPVLAWLTVKGELVVWSLQQGMALYRAAPEEAA from the coding sequence GTGAGCAGCCTGCCCGCCGTGCTGCGCCCCTGGGCGATGCAGCTCTCCCTCTTCCCGGAGGACCTGGCGCTCAGCCTCGGCCCGCATGTGGCCCGGCTGGCCGCGGCCATCGGCGCGCTCCGCCCTCGCGGCGAGACGGACGGCGGAGAGCCCCAGGGCTACGAAGGGCTCACCCGCCGCGGCCCCTATGAGCGGCTCCTGCTCACCGAGTGGCTCTACGCCCTGGAGTCCCCCGACGAGTTCATCCGCCGCGCGGCCTTCGGCGAGCACGCCTTCCTCAAGCCCGCCTTCAAGCAGCCCCAGGGCTCGCGGCGCTCCGTGGTGCTCCTGGACGCGGGGCCGGATCAGCTCGGTGCTCCCCGCATCGCCCACCTGGCGCTGCTCGTGGTGCTGCAGCGGCGCGCCGAGGCCGCCGGCGCCGAGTTCGCCTGGGGCGTGCTCCAGTCCTCTCCGGACCGAGGCCCCTTCAGCGCCATCACCGCGGGCACCGTCCAGTCCTGGCTCGCCGCTCGCAGCATCACGCCCGTGACGGGAGAGCACGTGAGCCGGTGGCGCGAGGCGCTGGCGCTCGGCTCCGCCCCGGAGGACTGCTGGCTCGTGGGCAGCTCGCGGCTCGCCCGCCTCCCCGAGGCCGCGGGCCTGTCCCGCGTGGAGGTGGAGGAGCGGATGGCTCCCGGCGCACGCGCGCTCTGCGTCTCGGTGCGGCGAGTGGCCCGTGCCCCCGCCTCCGTGGCGCTGGAGCTGCCCCCGCCGGAGGAGTGCGTCCGCCTGCTGAGGGAGCCCTTCACCGCTCGCGCCGCGACGCCGGTGCGCCTGTCCAACGCCACCCGCATCCAGGCGTTCTTCTTCTCCGCGGATGGCACGCGGCTCATCCTCATCCGCGCGGATGGAAGCGTGGCCGCTCAGCCCATCCCCCACTCGCCGCGCTCCACCGTCCCCAAGCCGCGGCGCTTCCAGCCCCCGGCGGACCATCGGCTCGTGGCCGTCGGCTGGCGGCGCAATGGCGGGCTGCTCGTGCTGACCCGCGACGAGAAGGTCCTCTGGATTCATGGAGGCGTGAGGGGCATCGGAGGGAGCAGGCCTCGCGGCATCCCCTACCTCGGCTACGAGGGGCTGCTGCCGGACGCGCCTCCGCCGAACCGCCTTCCAGGGCTGGCCACCTCGGTGCTCGAGGACGACCGCGAGCGCGTGCTGGCGCGTGACAGCGAGGGCCGCCTCTTCGTCGTCAGCCAGCAGGGGCCCGCGCTGCTGGCGAGCCGCGTGAGCGCCTTCGCCGAGGTGCGGCGCAAGCCCGCCTTCGTGATGACGCCCACGGAGGGCTCCTCCGTGGAGGGCATGTGGCTGGGCCTGCTGGAGGACAACCACCAGCGTCACCTGCCGCTCGGCACCGGCGAGGACGAGGCCTACTTCGGCCACACCGCCTCCCTGGGCCACGCGGATGCGGGGCTGCTCGCGCTGCGCCAGCGCCCCGGCACCTGGCAGGTGCTGGTCGCCCATGGCCACGTCCGGTTCGACGTCCGCCCGGAATACCGGGTGGTGGGCGTGGCCGACAGCTCCCAGGCCCTGGAGGAGCCGGGGCTGGTGCTGCTCGCCTCCGACCGACGGACCTTCATGCTGCAGACTCCCTCGAGGATGCAGCTGCTGACGCGCGCCGCGGAGAACGTGGCACACGCGGCGGTGAGCCACGGGCTGCCCGTGCTCGCGTGGCTGACGGTGAAGGGTGAGCTCGTGGTGTGGAGCCTCCAGCAGGGCATGGCCCTGTATCGCGCGGCTCCAGAGGAGGCGGCATGA
- a CDS encoding bpX6 domain-containing protein, with translation MSARPVRPRLHLHRGIVVTSALWFDPSLLGEREARGRVLATWTPGTAVFAIAGGFLLRLPRVQPVNCATAPGLPLTLEDGVLLSAPLSATERAQLAPPPGSIVLVRAGRAEVFSAEPSRRLDVAEWLDVSEWSTVTVKGLGAPPRPIKVLEPVATPARSLFGGVPPASPEAEAVRARMEGRPVPQALQKVQAASVGASASLWDRLRAWWRAERGTPATAQKVASATPASATPAPGASSSALGRLKAWLQRALAPRVSSTAEAIPQLPSGAPAKAQVREQRPGAPSLLSRMFGFLRQSLFPASAASSQPALPPPSSPPPPRGPGLVSRLSEWLLRNTPLGPLLGQRKAEYVQRLFEMFEKGNLDEALRHAIPLGAEKLTEQARIALGLPGPRESLAIQTRRGGGAAIFGGGQEIYSALKERYRAAFKRLEREGRIDEAAFVLTELLGAHEEAVSFLEKHERLRLAAELAEGRGLAPGLVVRQWLLARDIRRAVAIARRSGAFPDAVLRLERTHPSEARTLRLLWAETLAEAGDYLRAAVVVWPLEDAHPLARAWLEQGATVGGVSGARALARLMLAFPDAFASAQASALALLEDESHPRAAERLAFAEVLATEQRSEPRTLLVGPAVRALLRDRAAGHTRIDASFLTRLLRDVGDGTLRADLPTFADPRPRNWAEEQGAALLHERIAATEAGPYPIHDAVALSSQRILLALGEGGVRLIRSDGTRVAHFDVPAFWLVPSVHEDRVLALAPRGELKHISVIEPGPRRARHWCDAKVDAFAPSYDGNLWFLAEADTVMAVDALATDGLRALWRVSQVGGVVVALEADADSLRFATFGREPQLWTYALPGGPTLRSRAERRHGDGLPMVVVDEKTARVERVDGFLVSPPWSLTSMRTGEGHQVELSAKGGPARARFLFEGEARVRARFCAGELLIFDTTGRLLRVDLREGAARRIPVQ, from the coding sequence ATGAGCGCGCGCCCCGTGAGGCCTCGGCTCCACCTGCACCGCGGCATCGTGGTGACGTCGGCCCTCTGGTTCGATCCCTCGCTCCTGGGCGAGCGCGAGGCCCGTGGGCGCGTGCTCGCCACGTGGACGCCGGGCACGGCCGTCTTCGCCATCGCGGGAGGCTTCCTCCTGCGGCTGCCGCGCGTCCAGCCCGTGAACTGCGCCACCGCGCCCGGGCTGCCGCTCACCCTCGAGGATGGCGTGCTGCTCTCCGCGCCTCTGTCGGCCACCGAGCGGGCGCAGCTGGCGCCTCCTCCCGGCTCGATCGTGCTGGTGCGAGCCGGACGCGCGGAGGTGTTCTCCGCGGAGCCCTCTCGCCGATTGGATGTGGCGGAGTGGCTCGATGTCTCCGAGTGGAGCACCGTCACCGTGAAGGGGCTCGGAGCGCCCCCCAGGCCCATCAAGGTGCTCGAGCCCGTCGCGACGCCCGCGCGCAGCCTCTTCGGCGGCGTGCCTCCCGCCAGTCCCGAGGCCGAGGCGGTCCGGGCGCGCATGGAGGGCCGCCCCGTCCCCCAGGCGCTCCAGAAGGTGCAGGCCGCGAGCGTGGGCGCCTCAGCCTCGCTGTGGGATCGGCTGCGCGCGTGGTGGAGGGCGGAGCGTGGCACGCCCGCGACGGCCCAGAAGGTCGCCAGCGCCACTCCCGCCTCGGCGACGCCGGCCCCCGGCGCGAGCTCCTCGGCCCTGGGCCGGCTCAAGGCCTGGCTCCAGCGCGCGCTGGCCCCCCGCGTCTCGTCGACCGCCGAGGCCATCCCCCAGCTGCCCTCGGGCGCGCCCGCGAAGGCGCAGGTCCGCGAGCAGCGGCCCGGAGCACCGTCCCTGCTGTCGCGCATGTTCGGGTTCCTGCGGCAGTCCCTGTTCCCGGCCTCCGCTGCCTCGAGCCAGCCGGCGCTTCCGCCGCCCTCCTCACCGCCCCCGCCGCGAGGCCCGGGACTCGTGTCGCGGCTCTCGGAGTGGCTGCTGCGCAACACGCCGCTCGGCCCGCTGCTGGGACAGCGCAAGGCGGAGTACGTCCAGCGCCTCTTCGAGATGTTCGAGAAGGGCAACCTCGACGAGGCGCTGCGCCACGCCATCCCCCTGGGTGCTGAAAAGCTGACGGAGCAGGCGCGCATCGCCCTGGGGCTGCCGGGCCCGCGCGAGAGCCTCGCCATCCAGACGCGTCGGGGCGGAGGCGCGGCCATCTTCGGTGGCGGCCAGGAGATCTACTCCGCGCTCAAGGAGCGCTACCGCGCCGCCTTCAAGCGCCTGGAGCGAGAGGGCCGCATCGACGAGGCCGCCTTCGTCCTCACCGAGCTGCTCGGCGCGCACGAGGAGGCCGTGTCCTTCCTCGAGAAGCACGAGCGCCTGCGGCTCGCGGCCGAGCTGGCCGAGGGGCGCGGGCTGGCTCCCGGGCTGGTGGTGCGCCAGTGGCTGCTGGCCAGGGACATCCGGCGCGCGGTGGCCATCGCCCGGCGCAGCGGCGCCTTCCCGGACGCGGTGCTGCGGCTGGAGCGCACGCACCCGTCCGAGGCCCGCACGCTGCGGCTGCTCTGGGCGGAGACGCTCGCGGAGGCCGGGGACTACCTGCGCGCCGCGGTGGTGGTGTGGCCGCTGGAGGATGCGCATCCCCTGGCGCGGGCCTGGCTGGAGCAGGGCGCCACGGTCGGCGGCGTGAGCGGCGCCCGTGCCCTGGCGCGGCTGATGCTGGCCTTCCCGGACGCCTTCGCCTCGGCGCAGGCCTCGGCGCTCGCGCTGCTCGAGGACGAGAGCCACCCCCGCGCGGCCGAGCGGCTCGCCTTCGCGGAGGTGCTCGCCACCGAGCAGCGCTCCGAGCCGCGCACCCTCCTGGTGGGCCCGGCGGTCCGCGCGCTCCTCAGGGACAGGGCGGCGGGCCACACGCGCATCGACGCGAGCTTCCTCACGCGGCTCCTCCGGGACGTGGGGGATGGCACGCTGCGGGCCGATCTCCCGACCTTCGCCGATCCCCGTCCCCGCAACTGGGCCGAGGAGCAAGGCGCCGCGCTGCTGCACGAGCGGATCGCCGCGACCGAGGCCGGCCCCTACCCCATCCACGACGCGGTGGCGCTGTCGAGCCAGCGCATCCTGCTGGCGCTCGGAGAGGGCGGGGTGCGGCTGATCCGCTCGGATGGCACCCGCGTGGCGCACTTCGACGTGCCGGCCTTCTGGCTGGTGCCGTCGGTGCACGAGGACCGGGTGCTGGCGCTCGCGCCGCGCGGGGAGCTCAAGCACATCTCCGTCATCGAGCCCGGCCCCCGGCGCGCCCGGCACTGGTGCGACGCGAAGGTGGATGCGTTCGCCCCCAGCTACGACGGCAACCTGTGGTTCCTCGCCGAGGCGGACACGGTGATGGCGGTGGACGCGCTGGCCACGGACGGCCTGCGCGCGCTCTGGCGCGTCTCCCAGGTGGGCGGCGTGGTGGTGGCGCTGGAGGCGGACGCGGACTCGCTGCGCTTCGCCACCTTTGGCCGCGAGCCGCAGCTGTGGACATACGCCCTGCCCGGAGGCCCCACGCTGCGCTCGCGCGCCGAGCGCCGCCACGGAGACGGCCTGCCGATGGTGGTTGTGGACGAGAAGACGGCGAGGGTGGAGCGGGTGGACGGCTTCCTCGTCTCGCCGCCGTGGTCGCTGACGAGCATGAGGACGGGCGAGGGCCACCAGGTGGAGCTCTCCGCGAAGGGAGGCCCGGCCCGGGCGCGCTTCCTCTTCGAGGGCGAGGCCCGCGTGCGAGCCCGCTTCTGCGCGGGCGAGCTGCTCATCTTCGACACCACGGGCCGGCTGCTTCGGGTGGACCTGAGGGAAGGCGCGGCGAGGCGCATCCCCGTCCAGTAG
- a CDS encoding AAA family ATPase, translating to MSLTFEDAAASLRDALADAGRGLVEREAMVELVALSAVAGEHLLVIGPPGTAKSEAVRRTARALGGSYFEYLLGRFTEPSEIFGPVDLRKLREGTVETETTGMLPEAEVAFLDEVFLGSTAILNTLLGVLNERTFRRGHTRMKVPLRVCVGASNGLPEEESLAAFADRFLARIFVEPVPDPRLEELLAGGASLWREGEARVASLQALDVLARAAQESDLAPVRPHLAHALRTLRASGIGLSDRRAVKVQRLIAAAAALAGRRTPGVADLWPLIYAVPTKEGQALAREVLRELLAATENPALAAAALEASAGPLARAQRIARAGREVLAGRPGEGAEELPAWRLKLEGVVREMDAGFAPEALPTELQALREEIRMVLETDAPAVPAAVAQA from the coding sequence ATGTCCCTGACCTTCGAAGATGCCGCCGCCTCACTCCGGGATGCCCTCGCCGATGCCGGCCGGGGCCTGGTGGAGCGCGAGGCCATGGTGGAGCTGGTGGCGCTGTCCGCCGTCGCCGGCGAGCACCTGCTCGTCATCGGCCCGCCGGGCACCGCCAAGAGCGAGGCCGTCCGCCGCACCGCGCGGGCCCTGGGTGGCAGCTACTTCGAGTACCTGCTCGGCCGCTTCACCGAGCCGTCGGAGATCTTCGGCCCGGTGGACCTGCGCAAGCTGCGCGAGGGCACCGTGGAGACCGAGACGACCGGCATGCTGCCCGAGGCGGAGGTGGCCTTCCTCGATGAGGTGTTCCTCGGCTCCACCGCCATCCTCAACACGCTGCTCGGGGTACTCAATGAGCGCACCTTCCGGCGCGGCCATACCCGGATGAAGGTTCCCTTACGGGTATGTGTGGGCGCCTCCAACGGCCTGCCCGAGGAGGAGTCCCTGGCGGCCTTCGCGGACCGCTTCCTGGCGCGCATCTTCGTGGAGCCCGTGCCGGACCCGCGGCTGGAGGAGCTGCTCGCGGGCGGTGCCTCGCTGTGGCGCGAGGGCGAGGCCCGGGTGGCCTCGCTGCAGGCGCTGGATGTGCTGGCGCGCGCCGCGCAGGAGTCGGACCTGGCACCGGTGCGGCCTCACCTGGCGCATGCGCTGCGCACGCTGCGAGCCTCGGGCATCGGGCTGTCCGACCGGCGCGCGGTGAAGGTGCAGCGGCTCATCGCCGCGGCGGCGGCGCTGGCGGGGCGCAGGACGCCGGGAGTGGCAGACCTGTGGCCGCTCATCTACGCGGTGCCCACGAAGGAGGGGCAGGCGCTGGCGCGCGAGGTGCTGCGCGAGCTGCTGGCCGCCACGGAGAACCCGGCGCTCGCGGCGGCGGCGCTGGAGGCGAGCGCGGGGCCCCTGGCGCGGGCGCAGCGCATCGCTCGGGCGGGGCGCGAGGTACTGGCGGGACGGCCCGGCGAGGGCGCCGAGGAGCTGCCCGCGTGGAGGCTCAAGCTGGAGGGGGTGGTGCGAGAGATGGACGCCGGGTTCGCGCCCGAGGCCCTGCCGACGGAGCTCCAGGCCCTGCGCGAGGAGATCCGCATGGTGCTCGAGACTGACGCCCCAGCCGTCCCTGCCGCCGTGGCCCAGGCGTGA
- a CDS encoding bpX5 domain-containing protein — MRLPRFNQGRVPLSARASSQAPARLPVTWSPRMEPLPALAVAGVGAVALALARRALAADDARLGAWSGVAGSDLLVLLGEAHSLPWVDGAVYLGRDGAAPSLLLPCALAPEVAPALLERALVAHASDGAPLAVLPRSGFLVPVGAARPVARETLAAWLKAAEGSP; from the coding sequence GTGCGCTTGCCTCGGTTCAATCAAGGTCGGGTTCCCTTGAGCGCTCGTGCCTCATCGCAAGCCCCCGCGCGACTCCCGGTGACGTGGAGCCCCCGGATGGAGCCGCTGCCCGCCCTCGCCGTCGCGGGCGTCGGGGCCGTGGCGCTCGCGCTCGCTCGCAGGGCGCTCGCGGCGGACGACGCGCGGCTGGGCGCCTGGAGCGGCGTGGCCGGCTCGGACCTCCTCGTCCTCCTGGGAGAGGCGCACTCGCTGCCGTGGGTCGATGGGGCCGTGTACCTCGGGAGGGATGGGGCCGCGCCCTCGCTGCTGCTTCCGTGCGCGCTCGCGCCCGAGGTCGCCCCCGCCCTGCTCGAGCGCGCCCTGGTGGCCCACGCCTCGGACGGGGCACCGCTCGCCGTGCTCCCGCGCTCGGGGTTCCTGGTGCCCGTGGGGGCCGCGCGGCCGGTGGCCCGTGAGACGCTCGCCGCGTGGCTGAAGGCCGCGGAGGGCTCCCCGTGA
- a CDS encoding esterase family protein produces MNREYHRWYSHRLGRDMELLLFGHSGEPVIMLPTSRGRFYQNEDFGLVGAIADRIQAGRYLVVCPDGVDEESWLNRHIHPHDRVARHAAWESYLLHEVVPLVMSRGTGGRLTLAGCSFGGFHAYNVGLRHPNTFRRLISMGGKFETEPYLDGYHDESVYFHSALQWLPNVSDPAQLSALQKVEMVLAVGEHDFCRGANEHLSNVLWKKDIGNHLSIWQGGTHDWPTWRRMIQQYLPW; encoded by the coding sequence ATGAACCGCGAATACCACCGCTGGTACAGCCACCGCCTGGGCCGGGACATGGAGCTGCTGCTCTTCGGGCACTCGGGCGAGCCGGTGATCATGCTGCCCACGAGCCGCGGTCGCTTCTACCAGAACGAGGACTTCGGGCTGGTGGGCGCCATCGCGGACCGCATCCAGGCGGGCCGCTACCTGGTGGTGTGTCCGGACGGAGTGGACGAGGAGAGCTGGCTCAACCGGCACATCCACCCGCACGACCGGGTGGCTCGGCACGCGGCGTGGGAGTCCTACCTGCTGCACGAGGTGGTGCCTCTGGTGATGAGCCGCGGCACGGGCGGGCGGCTGACGCTGGCTGGGTGCAGCTTCGGCGGCTTCCACGCCTACAACGTCGGCCTGCGCCACCCGAACACCTTCCGGCGGCTCATCTCCATGGGCGGCAAGTTCGAGACCGAGCCGTACCTCGACGGCTACCACGACGAAAGCGTGTACTTCCACTCGGCCCTGCAGTGGCTGCCGAACGTCTCGGATCCGGCGCAGCTCTCCGCGCTCCAGAAGGTGGAGATGGTGCTGGCGGTGGGCGAGCACGACTTCTGCCGCGGCGCCAACGAGCACCTCTCCAACGTGCTGTGGAAGAAGGACATCGGCAACCACCTGTCCATCTGGCAGGGCGGCACCCACGACTGGCCCACCTGGCGGCGGATGATCCAGCAGTACCTGCCCTGGTAG